A window from Felis catus isolate Fca126 chromosome B1, F.catus_Fca126_mat1.0, whole genome shotgun sequence encodes these proteins:
- the TSPAN5 gene encoding tetraspanin-5 isoform X1: MQSAAAGGGEGPAALQSQSLRQAAPNPGARFLLPSASLPPHLPRCRAGGSAALPAGPRRGGEKGSGRSGERWQEAVRLRGPAAARERPSPYARARASPRLWRLAAGGRAELRAEEPRAERAERAAGGARGGRARASRRAGERVASPPASAVAAFARSWETDGPTDRLADRRGLSPWARGQLWRGSGFAARGFSASSRPPRLRRPRRAGGWRCGSGSPPVGPRAAQPRPGAASQIPCSPPGGSEQRCSGAPNSGCRGKCLHEPRGCPGSTTRVLKSVVASNISYLASMSYFGFLHRWVFIWRVSYLKSS, encoded by the coding sequence ATGCAGTCTGCCGCAGCGGGTGGCGGAGAGGGACCCGCTGCTCTTCAATCCCAGTCTCTCCGCCAGGCTGCTCCCAATCCCGGGGCGCGCTTCCTCCTCCCTTCCGCCAGTCTTCCTCCCCACCTACCCCGCTGCCGCGCTGGGGGGTCGGCGGCGCTCCCGGCTGGTCCTAGAAGGGGCGGGGAGAAAGGCAGCGGGAGGAGCGGAGAGCGGTGGCAGGAGGCGGTGCGGCTACGTGGGCCCGCGGCCGCCCGGGAGCGCCCGAGCCCGTACGCGCGCGCGCGAGCCTCGCCGAGGCTCTGGCGGCTGGCAGCCGGCGGCAGGGCGGAGCTGCGGGCGGAGGAGCCGCGCGCCGAGCGGGCGGAGCGAGCGGCGGGCGGAGCGAGGGGTGGGAGGGCGCGCGCGAGCCGGCGGGCGGGCGAGCGAGTAGCGTCTCCACCAGCATCTGCTGTGGCCGCGTTTGCCCGAAGCTGGGAGACCGACGGACCGACAGATCGCCTGGCGGACAGACGCGGGCTCTCGCCTTGGGCTCGGGGCCAGCTTTGGCGAGGCTCGGGGTTTGCAGCGCGCGGTTTCTCCGCTAGCTCACGGCCACCCCGGCTCCGGCGGCCTCGACGCGCAGGGGGCTGGAGGTGCGGGAGCGGCTCTCCGCCGGTCGGTCCCCGTGCGGCTCAGCCGCGGCCCGGAGCTGCGTCCCAGATCCCCTGCTCCCCTCCGGGCGGCTCCGAGCAACGGTGCTCCGGGGCTCCAAACTCGGGCTGCCGGGGCAAGTGTCTTCATGAACCCAGAGGATGTCCGGGAAGCACTACAAGGGTCCTGAAGTCAGTTGTTGcatcaaatatttcatatttggcTTCAATGTCATATTTTGG